The genomic interval catacCCCCCtatccttccccctcccctttgaTCAacgacatcctcaccctcctcctcaccacacccctccccatcaccccctccgcctcccaatcccaaatcgacaccaccctcgacctccacaccacctcctggTCCGAATACCTCGCCGAAAAGATCCTCCGCGCCCTctccgacctcctcgccaccgccaccgatCCCGAGTCCCGCAAGTCCTGGGGCGAGGCTCTCTCCCAAGCCTAcgacacctccatcaccatcgccggGGAGCTCTTCAATGACCTCGTCGAGTATGTCAAGGGCCACCCCTACGAAATCGCTGCTACGGTGCTCCTGTCATTGGTGACATTTGGCGTTTTGGTCCGTCTTGCTCCacgggtgctggtgctgcttggTTTCAGCGCCGAGGGTCCGGTGGAGGGGAGCTGGGCGGCTTGGTTTCAGAGTACCTATGGAGGATACGTACCCAAGGGTTCGCTGATGAGTTACTTGCAGAGGCTGGGGATGACGTGGGAGTGATCTGATTTGTGCCGGTTGAAGGGAGTTATTGACGGGAAGGGGTTCATGTTGATGTTCTTTGATTTTGACGAAGAAATTCGCTTCCTTTACTCGAAGTGTCAGATGCTGACGTGCTGTTATAACTGTATATTCCGGGTTGGACTTCAGTGCCAGATCCTGATGGTTGAATTAAAACCTCTTGGAGTCTTTCTCTGGTTTAGAAGTTCTCGGTTCAAGCTTTTCCACTTGGAAAGACCTTTTCTTCAACGCTTCTGGGTCAAGCGTGCTGTTCCCATCATACTGCCGATAGGCCTTCAATGTAGACTCGGTGAGAGGGACGTAGACTTTTCGGATGAGGTTTCTGATTGCCGGGACGGGTTTTGGAACCGGGGGCttgtcctcatcctcgagaaCGACCCCTGATTCTGAAACGGGTAGCTcgtcttgttcttcttgggcgATTCTTGACACTAGTGCTtcatcttgttctttttggaCGACCTCCGGGCCACGCGGTGTGGTGGCCTCACGGGTGACGTCCTGTGGATAAAAATGCGGGATCTTTCGAATAGGTATCCCGCTCTCAGTTTGAATATCATCAAAAGCCCGCCGGGCGTTTGGCTGATTTTTGCGCGGCTTGAAGGGCGAATACCACATGTGCTCGGGTCCCACCTCGATGTTTGCAAACCACTCGTGCTCCAAGGCCTCGCGTGCCGTGATTCTCTTGCTTGGATCCAGATGAGTCATCTTGGTGACCACGTCCACAAACCCAAGGTCGACGTGATTCTCAAGCCCGGGCAAAGGCTTCCGAAGACCAAAGGTCGTTTCTTTGATGAGTTTGTTGAGGGGGCCGTACCACTGATTAGGTTCGTCATTGACTTGTTCGAGCAGCCCCATCAACGCATCCGCATCTCCGAAATGGTTGAACCATATCTCGAGTTTGGCCAGTTGTTTCTGTGTCGGGACACCGCTGGCGAGTCCGCCCAACGCCGCGAGTCTCTTCTGTGGGAATCCGGTGTCGGCACacttgaggttgaggttgttgagcaTAAAGTTGACAGACGTGAGGCCAAATGAAAACACGTCAGATGGCCTGGCTTGGCGACCTCGGATCCAAAACTCGGGACTCTTCCAGGGCAAATCTTCAATGCCGACGCGATAATGATCGATACGCTGCTTAGAAAGGTAAGGTAAGACGGCGTCCTCAAAGCGACCGAGCTGGACCTTGTGGACGCCATTGGATGGACTGGATCCCAACTTTGGACCGTAGTCGACAAGAATGGCACTTGGTCTGATATCTGCATTTTTTGGTCAGCCTTGGATCGTGGCTCTAGAGACGGCAGAACGCACTAAGATGGGCGAGATCTGTGTCGTGAAGCGCCGCCAGGCCAGTCAGAGCACGTTTGAGGATTTCCTTGCGTGTTTCGTATGGTAGCCCAGGATGCTCGCGGATTAGACCGTTGACATTATACGGAAGGGTGCGATATATCAGAAGCTGCTCGTCACTGGCGACGTCGTACAAAGTCTGCAAGTTCGGGTGCTGTTGAAGCATCTGAGATGCTCCAAGCAAGTGCCTTACTTGCGAGTACCTTCGTACTTCTTTAAGCACAAACGTTTCTTTTAGGCCCTCCACCCACTTTATCGCTTGGTATGTCCGGCATACTGGCCCTCTTGGTTTCCACGTGGAAACCTGTGTAATCTCGTACTTGTCAGctctcaacccccaaaccacaTCACCCAGTGCCTGTGGCGGACGTTCGACTGGTGGGAGTTTGTTGGAGTTTGGCTCGGATACCTGGGTATGCTGAAAGCGACACAAGTTTCTGCCGCGATATAGGACCTGACGTGTACGCCACACCCCAACTGGGGTCTGTGTTTGTATAGGCTTCATGTTTGTGAATGATGTTTGATCATTTTATTTCGTAGATATAGAGAAACAAATGTTCGAGATATCAACGAATGGGAAGAAGCGTCCGTTGCGAATTCTTGCCCCACTTCTATCCGCCAATCGTTTCGCAAGATAAATCCACCAGCAAAACACCTGCTCGCagctggtgatggagttATAAAATAACATAAAATActtcccaaaaaaaacatacaacaccggggattccccagtggtcacccacctgagtactggtCCGGCCCTTGGCAGCTtatctaggggagagcggacgggatcccgagctTTCTGCCAggtatggtcgtatgtgatagAAGTAGTAGAAATTTGGCCTTATCATGAATGTGGAGAGTTGGGTTCAGGATGGTCAACACTCTCTTTACGGAACAACGGGTGCGTTCCCTTATTTATACTGTTCTTGAGTATCTGATGCCCAGCCAGCCTTGCCCTACTCGCCATTCTCACTCTACGTTCCAAGTACCCTGCTCCCCATACCCCAACTCATTGCCATACCCACAGTAGAACCACgtcagcttctcctcctcattcGAAAGATCGATATCGATCCATCGCCAGGCAGATTCCCTCTCTggatgagaggggggagCAACCCAAAGATCAGTCACGTAGCAGACCTAGCACGTCTGTTCTCTTGTGAACAGCGAGGTGAACAGAGCTCACATTCCGGACATGAGTCGGCGTTGTAGCAAGATCAAGAGGGGTTTGGCCGACGTGAGCTCTTCTGCCGTCGAGGTAGGCCAGACCGAGGCCTTGGATTTGGGAGTCCAATGAGTCACAGGTAGGGCCTGGCGGGAATCGGTAGGGGATGACCTCTGCAAGGTTGGCAAAGGCCGCGCCGTTTCCAAGCCAGTAAGAGAATCCGTTTTCGGGGTCATCTGGATGAATGCCGTTGAGtagggaggttggcggtgggaTCCAAGGGCCGTGGGTTGGCGTGCTGGATTTTGGTGTGGCGAGGTGTTTTATGCCGGTGCGGGAGAGGGCGAAGTGGGCGTGGACTGGGCGATTTTCATTGAGTGGGCGAACAATTCTCGACCAATTTATTTGAGTGTTGGTGGTCATAGGTGGTCCGATGATATATTCTATTTCTTTGCTGGTTTGGATCTTGAGTATTGGATTGTAGTTAGTACGTAGACGCTAGACGTACCGGGGGAGAGGGTAGGATTGGATCACCTTACCCAGAGACAAGAGTCGATCTTATCACAGGAATATCGCATCCAAATGCTGGTGATAAATTCGTCGGGGTCGAGTGGAACATGAGTTCAGACAGGAAAGTCAAACATTTGTCCGCATTCCCTGTACATATTGACTGGGACATCTTCCCCCTTT from Podospora pseudoanserina strain CBS 124.78 chromosome 6, whole genome shotgun sequence carries:
- a CDS encoding hypothetical protein (EggNog:ENOG503P5EQ), with protein sequence MSSKPQLFPVFLQFMKASSSNAPSLTSTGDITSINIFYRKTPTFIHLTMAFPNILSCLCGPTSDDHPSYHDEKFPLYPSTTPYTDQPKPQPIPPYPSPSPLINDILTLLLTTPLPITPSASQSQIDTTLDLHTTSWSEYLAEKILRALSDLLATATDPESRKSWGEALSQAYDTSITIAGELFNDLVEYVKGHPYEIAATVLLSLVTFGVLVRLAPRVLVLLGFSAEGPVEGSWAAWFQSTYGGYVPKGSLMSYLQRLGMTWE
- a CDS encoding hypothetical protein (COG:G; EggNog:ENOG503NX6S), which gives rise to MKPIQTQTPVGVWRTRQVLYRGRNLCRFQHTQVSEPNSNKLPPVERPPQALGDVVWGLRADKYEITQVSTWKPRGPVCRTYQAIKWVEGLKETFVLKEVRRYSQVRHLLGASQMLQQHPNLQTLYDVASDEQLLIYRTLPYNVNGLIREHPGLPYETRKEILKRALTGLAALHDTDLAHLNIRPSAILVDYGPKLGSSPSNGVHKVQLGRFEDAVLPYLSKQRIDHYRVGIEDLPWKSPEFWIRGRQARPSDVFSFGLTSVNFMLNNLNLKCADTGFPQKRLAALGGLASGVPTQKQLAKLEIWFNHFGDADALMGLLEQVNDEPNQWYGPLNKLIKETTFGLRKPLPGLENHVDLGFVDVVTKMTHLDPSKRITAREALEHEWFANIEVGPEHMWYSPFKPRKNQPNARRAFDDIQTESGIPIRKIPHFYPQDVTREATTPRGPEVVQKEQDEALVSRIAQEEQDELPVSESGVVLEDEDKPPVPKPVPAIRNLIRKVYVPLTESTLKAYRQYDGNSTLDPEALKKRSFQVEKLEPRTSKPEKDSKRF